A genome region from Arachis duranensis cultivar V14167 chromosome 6, aradu.V14167.gnm2.J7QH, whole genome shotgun sequence includes the following:
- the LOC107494862 gene encoding probable inactive leucine-rich repeat receptor-like protein kinase At3g03770, producing MRNFHLYFVALSLFMFTFISISHELQEAQTQVLFQIRKYLEYPTSLEIWGNYDNDLCNLPSSSHTSIKCDGNSVTELKIVGDKPNVRVDKNNINGFAVSNLTLSPNFSVHSFVTTLTRLTSLRVLSLVSLGIWGPLPNKIHRLSNLQVLDLSSNFLFGSVPSRMATMVNLHTLALNGNYFNDTIPNWFDSLSNLNVLSLKNNQLIGSFPSSICKIKSLNDISLSQNELSGELPDLSALTSLHVLDLRENHLDSKLPLMPKTVVTVLLSKNSFSGEIPSEFGELERLQHLDLSSNDLSKTPPNTLFSLPNISYLNLASNALSGSLPNKLRCGNKLGFVDISNNKLNGALPSCLAGTSDRRVVRYGGNCLSADSQPQQRGSYCNSGLKKFSAWEIAVVVGIIFVVVPVILASGVLLYRQGYLRETYENEVFPKVVQDSSTTGVSSEFLASARFISQTLKLGTQATSFYRQFSTEELKDVTKNFDLSTYIGEGSIGKLYKAKLENGSYTVIRSVALSKKCSIQNLKIRLDLLSKLQHPNLVSLLGHSIDGGGQDDSSIPKLYLVYEYVPNGDYRSRLSEFSPEKALKWSDRLAILIGVAKAVHHLHTSVIPGCFGNNLKTNNILLDEHDIPKLSDYGMSIIAEEIEKTEAKEDNPELDDDVYNFGFILFESLVGPVASGKGEAFFLNEKASFDSHDGRRKIVDPTVLTTCNQESLSIAISITSKCISPESSSRPSFEDVLWNLQYAAQVQATAEAEQ from the exons ATGAGGAATTTTCACCTCTATTTTGTGGCTCTTTCTTTGTTCATGTTCACGTTCATCTCTATCAGCCATGAGCTTCAAGAAGCTCAAACCCAAGTCTTGTTTCAGATAAGGAAGTACCTTGAGTACCCTACCTCTTTAGAGATTTGGGGAAATTACGACAATGACCTTTGTAACCTTCCTTCATCTTCCCACACAAGCATTAAGTGTGATGGCAATTCAGTAACTGAGCTCAAAATCGTTGGGGACAAACCTAATGTGAGGGTAGACAAAAACAACATCAATGGATTTGCAGTTTCTAATTTAACACTATCCCCAAATTTTTCTGTTCATTCTTTTGTCACCACATTGACAAGGTTAACAAGCTTAAGGGTCCTTAGCTTGGTGTCCTTAGGGATTTGGGGTCCACTTCCTAATAAGATTCATAGGTTATCTAATCTTCAAGTTTTGGACTTAAGCTCAAATTTCTTGTTTGGTTCTGTCCCTTCAAGAATGGCAACAATGGTTAATCTTCATACACTAGCACTTAATGGAAATTACTTTAATGACACCATACCCAATTGGTTTGACTCATTGTCTAATCTTAATGTGTTGAGTTTGAAGAACAACCAGTTAATTGGTTCATTCCCTTCCTCAATATGCAAAATTAAGTCCCTGAATGATATTTCCTTGTCCCAAAATGAGTTATCTGGTGAACTACCTGATCTAAGTGCTCTCACTTCCCTTCATGTCTTGGATTTAAGAGAGAATCATTTGGATTCTAAGTTACCATTGATGCCAAAAACAGTGGTTACAGTTCTTCTAAGCAAAAACTCATTCTCAGGTGAGATACCTAGTGAGTTTGGTGAACTGGAACGGCTTCAACATCTTGATCTTTCGTCAAATGATCTTAGTAAGACACCTCCAAATACATTGTTCTCTTTGCCAAACATAAGTTACTTGAATTTGGCGAGCAATGCACTCAGCGGTTCCCTCCCCAACAAACTAAGGTGTGGAAATAAACTTGGGTTTGTGGATATTTCTAATAACAAGCTAAATGGTGCACTTCCTTCTTGCTTGGCCGGCACGTCTGATCGACGAGTTGTTAGATACGGTGGAAACTGTTTGTCTGCTGATTCTCAGCCTCAGCAGAGAGGGTCTTATTGTAATTCAGGATTGAAGAAGTTCTCGGCATGGGAAATTGCTGTGGTGGTTGGTATCATTTTTGTAGTAGTTCCTGTGATTTTAGCTTCCGGAGTTTTACTTTATAGACAAGGTTACTTAAGAGAAACATATGAGAATGAAGTGTTCCCAAAAGTTGTCCAAGATTCCTCAACAACAGGGGTTTCCTCTGAATTCCTTGCCAGTGCCA GATTCATTTCACAGACATTGAAGCTAGGGACGCAAGCGACTTCGTTTTATAGACAATTTTCAACTGAAGAGTTGAAGGACGTCACCAAAAATTTTGACTTGTCAACTTATATTGGCGAAGGTTCCATAGGGAAG CTCTACAAAGCTAAACTAGAGAATGGATCCTATACAGTGATACGATCTGTTGCTTTGTCGAAGAAATGCTCAATTCAAAACCTCAAAATTCGGTTGGATTTACTCTCAAAACTTCAACATCCAAACTTGGTTAGCCTATTGGGTCACAGCATTGATGGTGGTGGACAAGATGACTCTAGTATTCCCAAACTCTATCTTGTATACGAGTATGTGCCAAATGGGGACTATCGCAGCCGTCTGTCAG AATTTTCACCAGAGAAGGCATTAAAGTGGTCTGATAGATTGGCAATTCTGATTGGAGTTGCCAAGGCAGTTCATCATTTACATACTAGTGTCATACCTGGTTGTTTCGGAAACAATTTAAAGACGAACAATATTTTACTTGATGAGCATGACATTCCAAAACTAAGTGACTATGGCATGTCCATCATTGCTGAAGAGATTGAAAAGACTGAG GCAAAGGAAGATAATCCAGAATTAGATGACGATGTTTATAACTTCGGATTCATACTGTTTGAATCACTTGTTGGACCTGTCGCAAGCGGAAAAGGGGAAGCATTTTTTCTTAATGAAAAG GCATCCTTTGATAGTCATGATGGTAGAAGAAAAATTGTAGATCCGACGGTGTTGACCACTTGCAATCAAGAGTCACTATCAATTGCAATATCCATCACAAGCAAGTGCATATCGCCAGAATCCTCATCACGTCCTTCTTTTGAAGATGTTCTATGGAATTTACAGTATGCAGCTCAAGTCCAAGCCACAGCTGAAGCAGAACAATGA